The genome window ACAGGGTGCCCGTGGGGCCCGGCACTCCACCAGCGggtcccctggcacagccccgcAGCTTGGTGGGATTCGGAGTGGCCGAACCCTGGGTTTCGGGAGCTCAGATGGAGCGCGGGCACCTCAGGCTCGCAGGGTGTCTGTGTGCCACGGCTCCCGGgcagtgaggaggctggggcGGGATGCAGGGGATGCGAGCAATCTTGGAGGGCGAGAGCTGGGGGGTTAACAATGCGACAAAATCTTAGGCATAGGTGTCTCCCGGAAAGTCTAAACGGTGAGAAACTCTTTTTCAGCCCGCTGAAGAGACCAAATGCCTGTGAAAGCAGGACCTGTCCGGAGGCGGAGGATGGGATGGGCGGCGGGGGGCGGATATTTCTCGCCCCTGGTGTTCAATGCTCGCACTTCCCCTCCGCGGGGTCCTCCGGCCCTTGAGGCCCGCGGAGCCCCGGCTCCCAGCGGGACGCCCCCAGGAGCCGGGTCCTGCGGGTCCAGCGTGGGAGAGTTGAGTAGAGACTCTTCTCCCACCTGCTGAGGCCGATTTTCCCCTGGAACACACTTCCCTAAAGGCAACTAGATTCTGCCCTTCGGCTGGCTTCTCGCCCAAACTTTGTTTCCCGCCTGGTCTTTCTCTCCGTCCTCTGAGGACTGGGAGGCTGAACTAGGCTGCCCCGGCCCTGAGAGCTGTGTagcagggaggaaagggaaaggtgCGGCCCTACGATTTTACGATCACCACATTCGTAAAGGTGTCCTGTGCCAGGCTTAGCTTTCTGCCACATTCAGACACTgacaaaaaaattcttaagGTATCTTCACGGAAAGCCAGCCCAACCCACGTGGCGATTCCCCAGGTGGATCCCCTGTAAAATGCTACTAGAGGTGCCCGCTCTCTGCAAGGAGAGTGTCTGGTGATGCTTTCGGAGTCAGgctgtttttttggggtttttccccaaTACGGGAAAATGCAATGCATTTGCGCTGAATGTCCTTGTCTGCCCTTGAGATGCGAGACGTCTCAACCCCTCGGATTGCCGCGATCatctccccttttcctctgcttcgggaaaggagggagagacCGACTCTTCAACAGGAGCTGGGAAGAAAGGTCCTGATGGCAGCCTTCAGGGAGACTTCTATAAAAAGAGTCACGCCTGCTGCCCATTGCGtatgcaaagaagaaaaaaaggaaggggggGGGGGCGTTAAAAAAAAAGCGGAAAAACCTCTCTAAACAAACATCGGGATCGCACGGCTACTGCCAGAGGTCCCGAGAAGTCAAGAGGTCCCGGGAGTAGCACAAAGGACGGGACAAGACCGCTGGGAGTCCCTTCCCATCCTGGCCTTTTTGCTCCCTCCGCCGCGGTGGGATTGCCCCCCTCCACACCCTCCAGGTGGTCGCCCCGGGCCGCCGGGGCCGGGAATTGGGCGCTCCACTGCGGCAGCAAGGCTCCTTCCAGCTCGTTAAAATGCCCGCATGCCCCTCATGCGGAAAGGGATCTCTGTCAGTCACTGTAGATCGAGATCTAAATCCAGGCACCCTGAAACTGACAGTTGAGGAAAATCCTCCAGGGCTTAAGGAAACGCACTTTTACAATACTGGAGGGATTTGTTTAAGTTTCAGTCTCGGCTTTAATTGAAAAAACGCTTCTCATCTGCAGAACctcagaggagaggaaagagcCTGAAGCACACAGttaaaaaagggaggaaaagaacagaaaaagaacaaaaagaggcggggggggggggggggggggaagaacTCCAACATAACCGTAAACATTTATCTTTCATATTTGTCTTCCATTTTCTTAACTGGTTTAGTCTAACTTATTTCATTTAACTCACGAAGCAGAAGGGACTGTGTTATGAACGTGAAACTGAAACCGCAATAATGAAGAGATTTCCTAGAATAAAAACTATGATTATACAACAACATCTGAGTAACCAAATCTGCCAAAAAGTTTAATTTCCGTATACTTTGGTAAAACAAACCAGTTGTGCTCCGAAACTAGGATCAGCTCAGAAATGGATACACCAACCAAAATAAACATCTCcacaaaacagcaaaagcacTTCTGTTTAATCATAGGCAATTAAAATCATCTTTTAAAGTATCGGGATCATGTCTTGGAGACTTTTTAATGCTGTGTTTCAAACAAGTATCTGCTGCGAAGAAGAGGACGCTGCTGACAGGTAGAAGATTGAATGTGTTAGCCCCAATTCCCGTGTCAGAGCTGTGTCAAGTCAGGACTGAAGCAGCATTCGGCTGTGCCACCGGGCTGCCTCTCCCGGCTTTGCTCCACTGCCTGTCCTGTCTCGCACCGCCGAGACACCAGTGACACCCCGATACATTGTGACACCTTCTGTTGGgaataaaagatttttctcGCTCGACTAAAAGTAATGATCCAAACGAACAGACTGAATCGGGGGCAGGTTAGAGTGATTTACAGGCAATGATACTCCCCCTTGCCTTAATTCCCTTGGTCTCCTGAAGATTGCAGAGATTACTTCAACGCGTCATCCGAAGATGACATTTAGACAGACATCCCGCCGAGGAAGGTGAAAAAGCACCCTCGCTCGCCGATCTAGAGCAAGGAAAGATGTTTTTTATATAAAACCAcggatattaaaaaaataaggggaaaaaaaggcaaattagGTCGTTACAACGAGATCAGGAATCTCACATTGGCCTCCCTGCCTTTTCAGGgaacaacagaagaaaaaaaaagataagaagACAGATGGGTTgatagaatttttctttttttgtaattatgGGAACAATTTAAATCGATGCCTTAGGAAAGGTAAACATGGGTCTATGGACCGAcctattattttttctattaaaatgtgTCATAAACATAGCAGGGCTTGGTAGTGTTTTTCTTAGCTTATCCTCAGATACAATCAAGCCATTTTCGGACACATTCCCATGTATGTAGCAGTGGTGATCTGGAGGAAGCTGTCGACGCCTGTTCAGTTAATTTAGGTTTTCTTTGTCTAATTACTGTGGAGCTTAGGGAAaaggagctgggctcagggcagtAAACTGACACTTGGGCTCTGTGTGTGGTATCCAGGCAGAGTTTGATGGAAAAAGCCTGCTTCCACTCAACTGCAGGTCACTGTCTGGGACCAGccccaccccctccctgcccgTACCCACCAGCGAGCTCTCGGCACGGAGCTGCACTGGAGACAgacggacacacagacacacactgaGAACTGCAGGCACGCCGCTGACACGGCGTCCCGCTCTGCCCGCGTCCTTCCCACCCCCGTTCCTTCGCTCCTGCATCACTGTCTGCTCTGCCTCTCACCCTGCCGCCGTCCTCCTTGCGTCTCCAGTTTGATTCTGGAGCCTCCTCCATCATTCGTGAGCAGGCCTGTTCCTCCGCCggcccctctcctccctgccccctccGGCGCCCCGTTTCCTCCGTCAAACGGCGCTCACCAGCACGCGTGACCCCCCCTTTGCACGGGTGGAACATCCCCGGGGCGTGCAGGGAGGGCGCATCCCTGGTCCTCGGactctgcccctgctgctctAGAAAATGAATGACATTTTAGAGGGCCATGGGAGGTGGCAAGGGGTAGGGGAAAGTCTTAAAAAGCAAATGTCTTGCAGGCTTGAGGAGTGGTAAACACTGCTGCTTCGGGCTCCGCAGGGTGGGCCATCCCCTCACACGCGTGTCCCGCACCAGAGCCCCTGTGTCACGGGGCGCACCCGCGGAATTCGGGGTGCACGCCTCGCCCCGGGGCCGTGTCGGGAGCAGAGGGCAAAGCGGTGCCTGCGGGGCCCCTGAGGGAGCCCCGGGAAGGCGAAAAGCGGGACCGGGGCTAGTCCGGTAGCGGGAGTGAGCCGGGGATGGTgccgcagcagcagcggcagcagcagaagcagcagcgCCTCTTGCCTAGATGACGGGTGGACAGAGGCCAGCTGGAAAAGGGGTGGtctctttcttccccctctcGCTCCCCCTCTCCCTCTATCTCTGCTGATTTCTCGGCCGGATTTAGGGGGGTCTGcggggaaagggaaaaaaaataatagcgAGATTGAAGGAACTGATAGGCGATCGCGCTGTGCCTTTgacgaaaaaaaaaaagtatatatgAAAGAGTAACAGTGCGGAAGAGATTGCGGGGCGGGGGGCAGGCTTTTGCGCTTCCTCTCCTTGCCGGATCAGGCAGCGGGATGGTCCCCAGGTggggggcagaggaggaagcGGAGCGGCGCTGAGCGGAGCCTCCGCGGGCTGCGCGgcgcagggagggagggggccggaccagggccggggccggggctgggccggTCCATCCCGCCTAGTGCCTGGCTCCGGCGGAAAGCAGAGGAGCCATTGCGCAAGGGACCGCGGGGAGGGATGCGCAGGGTGCTGCCGCCGCCCCACCGCCGCCCGCCGCGCTGAGGAGGTGCCCGGAGGACAGCGGCTCCCACCGCCCCCCCCGCTCTCCCCCTTCAGGGCACCCCCCGCCCCGGTACCCACCCCGCCCGGctcccccccttccctcccagcctcaCCCCACCCTGCCCCATTCCCCTCCCTCCGCCAGATGACCACCGAGAGCGGGCAGCAGCGGCTGGAGCCCCCCGTCCCTCTCCGCTCCTGCAGCCCGGCTCCCGGAGCTCTCCAGATGAGCCGGCCGCCCTCCTCCGCCCTGGAGACCtccacctcctcttcctccacctccacctcctcctcctcctcctcctcggcggcggcggcgtcCTCCAAGAGCAAGAAGGCCAGCTCGGGGCTGCGGCGGCCCGAGAAGCCCCCCTACTCCTACATCGCCCTCATCGTCATGGCCATCCAGAGCTCGCCCTCCAAGCGCCTAACCCTCAGCGAGATCTACCAGTTCCTGCAGGCCCGCTTCCCCTTCTTCCGCGGCTCCTACCAGGGCTGGAAGAACTCCGTGCGCCACAACCTCTCTCTCAACGAGTGCTTCATCAAGCTGCCCAAGGGCCTGGGCCGCCCGGGCAAGGGCCACTACTGGACCATCGACCCGGCCAGCGAGTTCATGTTCGAGGAGGGCTCCTTCCGACGGCGGCCCCGCGGCTTCAGGAGGAAATGCCAGGCGCTGAAGCCCATGTACCGCATGATGAACGGGCTGGGCTTCGGCGCCTCCATCCTCCCGCAGGGCTTCGACTTCCAGGCGCCCCCCGCCTCCCTCGCCTGCCACTCCAACGGCTACAACCTGGACATGATGCCCAACGCCATGGCCAGCGGCTACGAGGGACTCAGCGGCGGCCACCACGTCCCGCACATGTCTCCCAACCCCGGCTCGACCTACATGGCCAGCTGCCCGGTGACTGCCAACGGGGACTACGGCCccgacagcagcagcagccccgtgcCCTCCTCGCCGGCCATGGCGAGCGCCATCGAGTGCCACTCGCCTTACACGAGCCCTTCGGCTCACTGGACAGCCTCGGGGGCCTCGCCCTACATAAAGCAGCAGGGCCTCCCCGCCGCCAACGCCGCCTCCTCCGGCATCCACTCCAGCGTGCCCTCCTactccctggagcagggatacCTGCACCAGAGCCCCCGCGACGACCTCTCAGGTAGGGGCGcggaggggcggcgggggcggcggggagcgCGGCGCCGGAGGGGCTTCTCGCCGGCGACAAAAGGTTTCTCGCGGGGGAACCCCGGACCGCCACGGTGTCGGAAAAAAGAGGCGCATTGTCTGCGAGAGGGAAACAAATACGCGTGGGTTGGAGCTGTTCTGTTTCGGGACAGGGGGGCTGTTTGAGGGGGGCGGCCGTGGGCACGGCGGCGAGCATCCCTCCCGCTTGCCCGGTGCCAAGAAGGAGCGCTCCGAGGAAAGCCTGGCTTCGTCCCGGCTCCGTCCCGGTTGTCGCGACCCCCTCCCGGTGCCGGCGAGGTGGCAGCGGGGCTGGTCCCTCCGCGCCGTGCTGCGGCTTCACTTGGCGGGGAGCGCCGCCGGGCATCGCCGCCGCCTCGGTAAACCGCGCTCCGCGGAGACGCGCCGCGGGAGTAATCAAATAAAGGCGTCAAATATTATCCTCTAAACCCTaccgggggaaaaaaaaaaaaaagagagagaaagaattaaaaagaaaataaaaaaccctctAACCTCTAACACCAAACCACCCGCTTATCTTTGCTAGAAAGATTAAAGCGGATCGAGTATAATTCTGCAACCGGAGGGAAAGAGTTTTCTGGTCGCTGTCTGCCACCCCCTCACCCCCTCCCCGGCCGGTGATTACAGACAATGTCTGCTCAGAAAAATCCGAGCACAAAAATGGGTAAAAGATGTTGGGCTCTTACGGGGAATTTTTCCAAATAGCCCTTTTAAACGTGGGTCCCAGAGGTTAAGCAAACAAAGACAGTCTGGGCTGGACCACACCGAAGAGGATTTTAGCCTGACTTAACCCCTATGAGAGCGGGGTCTTGTTCAATTTTATGGGAATTTCAACAAGTAACAAATACAGGCGACCCTCAGCTCTGGGTCCCCTCCCGCCCCCTCCCTGGGCGCCTGTCAATCATTCTCCTGTCCTCCTGCGAGCGCCgcagcctgccctggcctccCCACAGCCCGCTGTCGCCGCGGGGAGGGCAGCGCCATGCGAGTCCCCTTGCCGTCACCGCAGAAGGGACGTGGGCTGTCAGGGGACAGATAACAAGCGGTTGCAAATTTTCCtcccttaaaaacaaaagaggcGAACCCCTATAGAGCTCTGATGTGCCTTCTGGGGAGAGGCGGCTGCGGAGCGGGTCGCCGTCTCACCGGCTTTTCCGTGCAGGGGAGAGAGCCGACGGGATGCGTCCCCAGCTGGgctcctctgtgcccacagGGCTCTTCTGCTGAGGTTTAAACCAACTTTTCGGAGCTATAGGGAATCCTTCCACGTGCTTTTTGAAGCCAGGGCGAGAGGCCGGCGGGTTCACAAGGGCATCCCCCGCCGAACTACGTACCTTCTCCGTTAGGAATTTCTGccttggtttgttgtttttgcttggatttttgttttcttttctttttctttctttggatCTTTTCCCCCTCCGTTTGTTTTACTATTTGCGGCCGCACAGTTCCCCACGCAGGGCCCATGGGGCCACGCGTGGTGCAGGAGTGGGACTGGCCCGGGAAGcggggctgggaggcagctgccccctcctcctgccaggcaCCTGAGGTAAGAAAGCTGATTCCTGGAACAGAAATTTTCGTCCAGAAACAGCCCAAGAATACCtctacaaaacaaaaagcagagggagagggagcaaGGGTTCTGGTCCGCCCGGAGTTCCACTGCGGTTTCCGAGGCCGAGCAGTTTAAATCCGAATTGTTTCTGTTCAAGGACGGATACAGACTCATACGAACTGCTGGACGCTGTCTTAATGTCAACCACCAGCGTCCGTTTCCAGCAGCTCAGATTTAATGCTATCACTTTGCAAAACGGTGTTTCTCTGCCTATTTTCTACAGCTTCAGTATCTGGGCCCCAGGCTTTAGTGCAAATCATACGCAGTCCTTGATTAGctgaacaaaaaaatcaagccaaattctctattttattttttaaattttttagtaGATTCAGTCCTCATTTATACATGATAAGTAAAATCTCTGTGgcacaaatatttcagaagagtGAAAGGAGATGGGGAAAAAGGATCCGAGTTCTTTTATTTGTACTTAAAATCAGCAATAATCTTTCTCCTGCTGTCCCCGCGAAACCAGTAGCAAGTGAAGTttgcctttccctttctcttagtgaaatgcaaagcaaattCGGTGGCTAATCGCTGTTGGTCGGTCAATAATTCTCTACCCATGACAGCGTCAGGGAGGACTTAAAACCGTGAATTTATATCAGACTCAAGAATAAGAGAAGTAAAAATTGGAAACAGGAGGCTTGGTTCTGCTAAAAGGATTTTGAATctggggggcggggggagccggATTTTTTTCGCAGACTATTAAATCCTGCTAAATGATTGAATCAGGATTGTAATAAAGTGCCCCAGTTTATGGTGAGCATACCAGCAGGGTTATTAGAAAGCCGAGGAAATCCAGCGAAATAATCACTTTTATAAAGTGAGCTCTGCGGGGTGAAGGAGGGGACAGCGCCGGAGGAGAACGGGCTGTGCGCGCCGCCGGCCAACGCTGCCAAAGGGTTCGGCTCCGCCATCCTGAGGAAAACTGGGAACCTTTCcctcctgtttctttttctttccttttttccccctacacACTCActcttctgctctttcttttgctggttttttttctcctcgccttttttttctttttttttttttttcccttgaccCTCGGTCATATTTGACAGGATTCCGCTAGCCGAGTTTGACATCCACACGCCAAACCAAAACCCtctctggctctgccctgcgGGCCTTGCTAGGGCAGTGCTCCCCTCCCCGCCGGATCCAGTAGGAACCCTGCCAGACCGAGGATCCCAGCACCGTCCTACGGCTCGGTGTTGGGGGTGGGGTGTTGTCTCCCATGCGGCCCCCGAAAGGCTGCCTTGGGCTGTGGGAAATTACAATGGGAATTTGCGAGGTCATTTGCATGTCGGTGCCACGGATGTACTTGGCTTGTTGTTGTTGATGAACCGTAGGGTGTATCTTGTGTTTATGAAAGCGCACACGCGAAAAGGCGTGAACGCTcttacacacacatacacataaataaatacatactgTATCAACACACAAACGGATCCTGACTGGAATTCAACCTGCAGCCGCTCAAGTCAGAAGCATAATCCTCCCAGGAACGGGGTAGGGAGCGGGAAGAGCGAGGAAAGATGGGAATAGGGTTCAAATGGCTGTGGTGCACGCAGGAAAACACGCAAGTGGCATCgcctcctctttccctctcaCACGCACAAAACACCCACTCCCTGATGTACCCCCACGCGGAGGCTGCTCTACCCCTCTAGGCTGATAAGTACCGAGGCAGAGGGCAGACAGACAGCTGTCCGTGTGTGCCCCCGCAGGAGGGATGCCCAGAGATGCCCGCGAGGCCGGGATGCGGCCGGGCACGTGTCCGTGGGCATCCCCCTCCGCTTGCCTTCCTCCCCTCAGCCTGCGTGCCGCACGGCTGTGTGGTCTGGAACCTCCCCGCAGAGCGGGCTCGGGGCTCCTAGGGGCACCGCTGCAGCTCCGACCTGCAGGCGGTGGGGGGCTCCGGGTaatccccttcccctcctcactcGGGGCAGTGGAATCCCCGggctctctgccctgcagcGGGTCAGGCGCTGCCCCTGGGGGAGCGTCCGAGTCCTCTGCCAGGAAAGCCAAAGATGAGTTACCAAACTTTGGTAACTCCCGAGGGAGCCGAGGCCGGGGGTGAGGGAGCAgtgtgccagctctgtgcaggcagcctctcctccctgggGTGAGGGAGGAAGGACTGCCCCACCCGGGCAAAGCTCTCCGACTTCTGAGCAGCTCTTGTTATTTGCTTCTCTTGCAGTGGGACTGCCTCGCTACCAGCATCATCCCTCCCCGGTGTGTGACAGGAAAGATTTCGTCCTCAATTTTAATGGCATTTCTTCGTTTCACCCGTCTGCTAGTGGATCTTACtaccaccatcaccaccaccaaaGCGTCTGTCAAGACATCAAGCCCTGCGTGATGTGAAGGCCGCGCCCCAACAGAGACAATCAGGTGTCACCAAACAGAGCCGAGGTGTAGACGGACCCACGCAGATTAAATATAATGTGCACTCTGATAGCATTGATAGTACACGAGTCACTTAGCAAATGTGCCTAAGGAAGCAGTGTTTTTGGTCCCACTCCACCCCACGAAGGACACGTACAGCCGGTATAGTGCTCCAAAGGTcttactaaaagaaaaatgccttGCGTGATGTTTTGGCTTAGGGGCGACCTAAGTGTCCTTATGCCAAGTCTGACCACCTTAATCACAAATCGCCTTTCTGCCATCTCCCAAAGAGCCGAgctttgggaaagggaaaaaatcgACATATTTTTACACGAGAAAGTGTCTTTGCATAAGAAAAGTAAATGTCTCCGCACCTGCGAGGACTCCCCCTTCTGTTACTGCGTTAGCGGGAAATGTACTTTTTTATTGTGTTCTCTCCCCGAGCCCCACCAAGGACACTTTGTATGGACTTTAGCACCGACCAATTGATATTATTAAAACAGTATTGTTTAGCCCTTTCGTGTATAGACTGTAAGAAAAGTTCAATTTTTTCCAGTATTGCAGCAATACAAcgtttgtgttttttttttatttttacaaaagtTGTTTTCTAccacaatattttttaaagaattattttaaataaatctcGTGTATACTCACACACTATTGCTTTAAAAGGAGAATATATTTGCACTTATGTATACTTTTTACAGtttgccaaaatattttgatgtaaaaattttttttccaataaaatgtATATAACGACTATCACTAGACAGGCGTTTCTTTTCCCTTGGTTCCTTCTGAGAAAACTCTTCCACCCCGGCATCCGAGCGAGTTGAGGATGcaaccccaaatcctccagtcactgcaggaggaggaggggagcaaGAGGTTGACCTGAGCAGACCAGTGCCATGATCTCTGGGCTGCACCTCCCGGCGTCACCCACTTCCCATCCTGCTTTCCACCGCTGCTGGATAGACTTTGGAATAACCGAGGCAGAGGACACAAAAGCAGGCGGGTCAGGACTGCATGATCCTCTTTTGGAGGGCGCCTCCAGGTCTGAAACGTCCTCCCCGCTCTTTGGGGATGCATCTgagtgtccccgtgtcccctttTCCCATAGCGCCCTCGAAGTCCCTTTGTGTCCGAGAGGATTTTGCCAGGCATGGGGGCAGGAGCCCCTGTGCGATGCGGCTTGGACCCGAGAGGGCAGGTCACGGGGGGCGGCGATAAAACCGTGGCTGGATCAGGTCGGGGGCAAGCACCGACCAAGGTCAGGGCAGAGAACCGGGCcggaggagagaaaaatagaataaaaaaagtacaaaagaaaacaaaaaggggcCCCTGAAGCACCCCAAGCGAGGCTATCCCTGTCCCCACGGTGCCCTGCGGGTGGCGAGCGGCCAAGAGTCGGAGCCGGGCGCCAGGAGCTGCTCGTCTGGGCATCCTGCAGAGCCCGGGGCCGCGCCAGCCCCACGGCCGGGGGATGCGCTCCGAACCCACCCCGAGCCTACCGCAGGACCGGTCCGGGGGCAGCTCGGCACGGCCACCACCCCCCGTCGGACAGGGACACAGAATGGTCCCCGTACCGCAACGCGCACCGACGCCCGACTCTGCCCAGCCCCGCGCCCGAGCGCTGAAAAAGGGGAGAGAGTTTCAGCAAAATgctctgtgcatgtgtgcacacatataagtgtagatatatatatttacacacacacaaacacacacacacacacacacacacacacaca of Molothrus ater isolate BHLD 08-10-18 breed brown headed cowbird chromosome 1, BPBGC_Mater_1.1, whole genome shotgun sequence contains these proteins:
- the FOXF2 gene encoding LOW QUALITY PROTEIN: forkhead box protein F2 (The sequence of the model RefSeq protein was modified relative to this genomic sequence to represent the inferred CDS: deleted 1 base in 1 codon), which codes for MRRVLPPPTAARRAEEVPGGQRLPPPPPLSPFRAPPAPVPTPPGSPPSLPASPHPAPFPSLRQMTTESGQQRLEPPVPLRSCSPAPGALQMSRPPSSALETSTSSSSTSTSSSSSSSAAAASSKSKKASSGLRRPEKPPYSYIALIVMAIQSSPSKRLTLSEIYQFLQARFPFFRGSYQGWKNSVRHNLSLNECFIKLPKGLGRPGKGHYWTIDPASEFMFEEGSFRRRPRGFRRKCQALKPMYRMMNGLGFGASILPQGFDFQAPPASLACHSNGYNLDMMPNAMASGYEGLSGGHHVPHMSPNPGSTYMASCPVTANGDYGPDSSSSPVPSSPAMASAIECHSPYTSPSAHWTASGASPYIKQQGLPAANAASSGIHSSVPSYSLEQGYLHQSPRDDLSVGLPRYQHHPSPVCDRKDFVLNFNGISSFHPSASGSYYHHHHHQSVCQDIKPCVM